Proteins found in one Amycolatopsis umgeniensis genomic segment:
- a CDS encoding oxygenase MpaB family protein, whose product MGERLPDPELFRQGGFRVASRLFIDGDIRGDESQVARLRKFAQREDPAADVLVPLLREGAQGQFEQALKQGIDSVESPPEELEAFFRNVEATPYWVDPERLDRGARAITRAGLLGLFPLGDVSLMGGYLASRATKSLVGTGEIEYKAARRLVETATWWIHVTTPGALVLGGRGYESALRVRVVHAHVRAAMNRRKDWDYAAWDKPVNQVQTAGTLLLFSLVYVFGTQLLGLRYSDRERADILHLWRYVGWLMGVDEELLPAGEEDAWRLLWLLATTEFIPDDDSKRLAAALMKSHAGIGEGRGALGKVLAHVSVAGHGAISRLLLGKTNADFLELPDDPIAQAAVVAVAGVNFAAETVRRVVPGATALQELIGAAGRRHYLRQVARVFRPDTTYGRHMKAA is encoded by the coding sequence ATGGGCGAGAGGTTGCCTGACCCCGAACTGTTCCGCCAAGGCGGGTTCCGGGTCGCGTCGAGGCTCTTCATCGACGGTGACATCAGGGGCGACGAGAGTCAGGTGGCCCGGTTGCGGAAGTTCGCGCAGCGGGAGGATCCGGCGGCGGACGTGTTGGTGCCGCTGTTGCGAGAAGGTGCCCAAGGACAGTTCGAACAGGCGCTGAAACAAGGTATCGACAGCGTCGAGAGTCCGCCGGAGGAGCTCGAAGCCTTCTTCCGCAACGTCGAGGCGACACCGTACTGGGTCGATCCGGAGCGGCTGGATCGAGGGGCGCGGGCGATCACGCGAGCCGGGTTGCTCGGTCTCTTTCCGCTCGGTGACGTTTCGCTGATGGGCGGCTATCTCGCGTCGCGCGCGACGAAGTCGCTCGTCGGCACTGGCGAGATTGAGTACAAGGCGGCTCGTCGGCTCGTCGAGACGGCGACCTGGTGGATTCACGTGACGACACCGGGAGCGCTGGTGCTCGGCGGGCGCGGGTACGAGTCCGCGTTGCGGGTGCGGGTGGTGCACGCGCACGTCCGCGCGGCCATGAACCGCCGCAAGGACTGGGATTACGCCGCGTGGGACAAGCCGGTCAATCAGGTCCAGACCGCGGGCACGCTCCTGCTCTTCTCCCTCGTCTACGTCTTCGGCACGCAACTGCTCGGGCTCCGCTACAGCGACCGCGAGCGCGCCGACATCCTGCACCTTTGGCGTTACGTCGGCTGGCTGATGGGGGTCGACGAGGAACTGCTGCCCGCCGGCGAGGAAGACGCTTGGCGTCTGCTGTGGCTGCTCGCCACCACCGAGTTCATCCCCGACGACGACTCCAAGCGGCTCGCCGCGGCGCTCATGAAGTCCCACGCCGGGATCGGTGAGGGCCGGGGCGCGCTCGGCAAGGTTCTCGCCCACGTTTCGGTCGCGGGGCACGGGGCGATCAGCAGGCTTCTCCTCGGAAAGACCAACGCCGACTTCCTGGAGCTGCCCGACGATCCGATCGCTCAAGCGGCCGTGGTCGCGGTGGCGGGAGTCAACTTCGCCGCCGAGACGGTCCGGCGCGTGGTGCCAGGGGCGACGGCGCTCCAGGAGCTGATCGGGGCCGCCGGACGGCGCCACTACCTCCGGCAGGTCGCCAGGGTGTTCCGGCCCGACACCACCTACGGCAGGCACATGAAGGCCGCTTGA
- the dcd gene encoding dCTP deaminase, with protein MLLSDRDLRKELDAGRLGVDPFDPTMVQPSSIDVRLDRFFRVFDNSKYTHIDPQLQQDELTSLVEKEGEDPFVLHPGEFVLGSTYETVTLADDLAGRLEGKSSLGRLGLLTHSTAGFIDPGFSGHITLELSNVANLPITLWPGMKIGQLCIFRLSSAAEFPYGSNEAGSRYQGQRGPTPSRAYKNFHRVDTWR; from the coding sequence GTGCTCCTCAGCGACCGTGACCTCCGTAAAGAGCTCGACGCCGGCCGTCTCGGCGTCGACCCGTTCGACCCGACGATGGTCCAGCCGTCGAGCATCGACGTGCGCCTCGACCGCTTCTTCCGCGTGTTCGACAACAGCAAGTACACGCATATCGACCCGCAGCTCCAGCAGGACGAGCTGACGTCGCTGGTCGAGAAGGAGGGCGAGGACCCCTTCGTCCTCCACCCCGGTGAGTTCGTGCTGGGTTCGACTTACGAGACCGTCACGCTCGCCGACGATCTCGCCGGCCGCCTCGAGGGCAAGTCCTCCCTCGGCCGTCTCGGCCTGCTCACGCACTCGACAGCGGGCTTCATCGACCCGGGCTTCTCGGGCCACATCACGCTGGAACTGTCCAACGTGGCCAACCTGCCGATCACGCTCTGGCCGGGAATGAAGATCGGCCAGCTCTGCATCTTCCGCCTGTCCAGCGCCGCGGAGTTCCCGTACGGCTCGAACGAGGCCGGTTCGCGCTACCAGGGGCAGCGGGGACCGACCCCGAGCCGCGCGTACAAGAACTTCCACCGCGTCGACACCTGGCGGTGA